A region of Ornithodoros turicata isolate Travis chromosome 5, ASM3712646v1, whole genome shotgun sequence DNA encodes the following proteins:
- the LOC135395747 gene encoding uncharacterized protein LOC135395747 translates to MDRVKQKRGVLRAAITKLINEIDLLLQTTAPAADVLSTKLDILKSKEEMLQTLDQNIEESVPEEVFEQEVQGVLSYEEKICTAKSQITQKLRTYNRQLPRTDSSPSRVPHVQPTQSAAACRVRLPKIEISKFSGDLAEWTTFWDQFQSSIHTNESLHKVDKFRYLQSYLTGKAAAAISGLSLTNENYDTAIDLLKQRFNQRHLIVEEHLNRLLHLPPVVDAGKFVRLRELYDEVQVRVRSLQALDVGTKEYGIMLMSVLRKAVPREVTLEYNRKHKGAPSEGRTEVEDFMDFLKVEVESREKDTLLPDMQRNRAMNLDEPHSRTAPRDGRRLFERQTTGALTTGVTPQQLECLLCKAADHGIENCRSNLSVGDKKALLSREGRCFKCGKKYHRSRDCRTAPRLRCATCGGHHFTILCDRPGNYRAAEDPNPARLGVMASSALSTSDAAAATGPVLLQTARIWAETDRKRQFVRAMLDGGSQRTFIKESLSHELQCEPVGEEALSIFSFGCTPLKKTCRRVKVWLRSQYRRQDTCVEALETPEISANLMPSPDANVTRVLNEKGMEVADAAVFGTTCKPEVQILIGSDYYWAVVTGESQRISEKLFAVNTIFGWTVQGPNTSSSSCFNTGVGVLRVTVESTENEASVELQRFWDLERIGIKPNEVEHDSLWKNEVLAQFRSSIEKKDRRYEVSLPWTDKKEELLPNLQAARTRLQSLTRRLMKDRVLMEEYDAAIRLYEQNGHAEKVPTGESDNVVYYMPHRAIIKRERETTKIRIVFDASSSSSNDPSLNDVLHAGPNLNPDMLHVMIKFRANTIALTADVEKAFLQIALAESDRDALRYLWYATTPRMGQPLPEIEALRMTRVPFGATSSPFLLAATLRHHFREMSDIFPSTCKILGDSFYVDDLVTSVNTLQEARQLCEESVAIVEHCGMKLRKWATNDHQLREALRQQGDDCLSQQLESKVLGVIWDTRTDHLRVALRSVMDFLITADDTKRSLLQATARVFDPLGFLAPFVIRAKIMFQRVWQRELNWDDDLPTDVLEDWQRWRKELHQAKEIAIPRALKGTEEIHHQTLHVFCDASLLAYGAVVYLRTEYKNGACTVYHILAKARVAPLKRISLPRLELLGTLLGARLCDYVAACFPDRHGAILWSDSMIALSWIRGDAQRYKPFVANRISEIQSSRSISGWRHCPGEQNPADLLTRGSSIHSLHSRTHWWEGPQWLKESQEQWPSATTGVGKDISEEVRATHVLLLPSPPTEPILQLTNCSSLDNVVRTTAWIYRFLHNSRRDEPATGPLSTCEIRRAENYWIRQVQAESFSEELEAVKSSWHLKVTSKLRDLHPYLDKDGILRITGRLQRGEESEEVKHPIVLPKDHRFTQLLIVRAHRRLLHSGVRDTLVELRELYWIIQARQAVKKELYKCHRCRRQRARPAFLETAPLPPDRITRAEPFEVTGVDFAGPLFYKAPDVNSKKCYIALFTCAVTRAVHLEIVDDLTTQRFLMAFRRFVARRGLCKVIYSDTALTFKRASKDLNSLWKSVRHPDVLDYLSQSRIQWKFIVERAAWWGGFWERLVRTVKDVLRRSLAKALLRHDELVTVLTEVEAIINSRPLTSVCDSAEDLSVLTPSHFLIGRRLTALPAGTATPTTSDSNTLIKSYRYREQLLNSFWNRWRKDYLLQLRSNHVVKSGVGATLKPGDLVLLVQERLPRHLWQVCRVNSVIPGADRRVRVCIVRLPSGALLRRPVQLLCPLEIV, encoded by the coding sequence ATGGACCGTGTGAAGCAGAAACGCGGTGTTCTACGCGCGGCGATCACGAAGCTCATCAACGAAATTGACCTACTGCTGCAGACAACGGCCCCAGCCGCCGACGTGCTGTCCACAAAGCTGGACATCTTGAAGTCCAAGGAAGAAATGTTGCAGACTCTAGACCAGAACATAGAGGAGTCCGTGCCGGAGGAGGTCTTCGAACAGGAAGTCCAAGGCGTTCTCTCTTATGAGGAGAAGATATGCACTGCGAAGTCCCAGATCACTCAGAAACTGAGAACGTACAACAGACAGCTACCGCGGACAGACTCGTCTCCCTCCAGAGTTCCACACGTACAGCCGACGCAGAGCGCTGCCGCCTGTAGGGTGAGACTGCCGAAGATCGAAATTTCGAAGTTCAGCGGAGACTTAGCCGAGTGGACGACGTTCTGGGACCAGTTTCAGTCCAGCATCCACACAAACGAATCTCTGCACAAAGTCGACAAATTCAGGTACCTGCAGAGCTATCTTACGGGCAAGGCTGCAGCAGCTATCAGTGGACTCTCACTTACGAATGAAAACTACGACACTGCAATAGATCTCTTGAAGCAACGCTTCAATCAACGACACCTGATCGTCGAGGAGCATCTAAACCGCTTACTGCATCTTCCACCTGTGGTTGACGCAGGGAAGTTCGTACGGCTACGTGAGCTATACGACGAGGTCCAAGTGAGGGTACGAAGTCTACAAGCTCTGGATGTCGGCACAAAAGAGTATGGGATCATGCTGATGAGCGTCTTACGCAAGGCTGTGCCAAGAGAGGTCACCCTGGAGTACAATCGCAAGCACAAAGGAGCTCCTAGCGAAGGTAGGACCGAAGTAGAGGACTTTATGGACTTCCTGAAAGTCGAAGTGGAAAGCAGAGAGAAGGACACGTTGCTCCCAGACATGCAGAGGAATCGCGCTATGAATCTTGACGAACCGCACTCCAGAACTGCACCAAGAGATGGTAGGCGGCTGTTCGAACGACAAACGACAGGTGCACTCACCACAGGAGTGACGCCACAGCAGCTAGAATGTCTACTGTGCAAGGCAGCAGACCACGGCATAGAAAACTGCCGCAGCAATCTTTCGGTGGGTGACAAGAAAGCCCTACTTAGTCGGGAGGGCCGTTGCTTCAAATGCGGCAAAAAATATCACAGGTCACGTGATTGTCGAACTGCTCCACGCTTAAGATGCGCAACCTGTGGCGGACATCATTTCACGATACTGTGTGATCGTCCAGGAAATTATAGAGCAGCGGAAGACCCCAACCCTGCACGCCTCGGGGTCATGGCTTCGTCTGCGCTGTCGACATCCGACGCAGCTGCGGCCACTGGACCTGTTCTTCTCCAAACTGCTCGCATTTGGGCGGAAACAGATAGGAAGAGACAATTTGTACGAGCCATGCTGGATGGAGGCAGTCAACGGACGTTCATAAAGGAATCACTGTCTCACGAACTTCAATGCGAACCCGTCGGGGAAGAAGCTCTGTCCATATTCTCTTTCGGTTGTACTCCGCTCAAAAAGACGTGTCGTCGTGTGAAGGTCTGGCTTCGCAGCCAGTACAGGCGCCAGGACACATGCGTCGAAGCGTTGGAAACGCCCGAGATCTCCGCGAACCTTATGCCTTCTCCTGACGCCAACGTCACGAGGGTACTGAACGAGAAAGGTATGGAAGTAGCCGACGCCGCGGTATTTGGCACAACCTGTAAACCCGAAGTCCAGATACTGATTGGTTCGGACTATTACTGGGCGGTCGTGACGGGCGAATCCCAACGTATTTCGGAGAAGCTCTTTGCCGTCAACACTATATTCGGTTGGACAGTTCAAGGGCCTAATACGTCATCGTCTTCCTGCTTCAACACCGGTGTAGGGGTGTTACGGGTTACGGTGGAAAGCACCGAAAACGAAGCATCTGTAGAACTTCAGCGATTTTGGGATCTTGAACGCATTGGAATCAAGCCAAACGAGGTCGAACACGATAGCCTTTGGAAGAACGAAGTACTGGCCCAGTTTCGTAGCAGTATTGAGAAGAAAGACAGGAGGTACGAAGTGTCACTGCCGTGGACGGACAAAAAAGAGGAACTTCTTCCAAATCTTCAAGCAGCACGAACAAGGCTGCAATCATTAACGAGACGTCTCATGAAGGATCGTGTACTCATGGAAGAGTACGATGCAGCCATTCGTCTCTATGAACAAAACGGTCATGCCGAAAAGGTGCCGACTGGGGAGTCGGATAACGTAGTCTACTATATGCCACATAGAGCGATCatcaaaagagaaagagaaaccACCAAAATAAGAATTGTGTTCGACGCCTCGTCCAGCTCTTCAAACGACCCATCACTGAACGACGTCCTTCACGCTGGTCCGAACCTCAACCCTGACATGCTTCACGTGATGATTAAGTTCCGCGCCAACACAATTGCTTTAACTGCCGACGTTGAGAAGGCGTTTTTGCAGATTGCACTAGCCGAGAGCGACCGAGATGCGCTAAGGTATCTCTGGTATGCTACAACACCAAGGAtgggccaaccattgccagaAATTGAGGCCCTAAGGATGACACGGGTACCGTTCGGAGCTACTTCTAGCCCGTTCCTTCTAGCAGCGACTTTGCGACACCACTTTCGTGAGATGTCCGACATCTTCCCATCCACGTGCAAAATTCTTGGTGACAGTTTCTACGTCGATGACTTGGTGACCAGCGTAAACACACTTCAAGAGGCGAGACAGCTTTGCGAGGAATCCGTGGCGATCGTTGAACACTGTGGCATGAAACTTCGAAAGTGGGCAACAAATGACCATCAATTGAGGGAGGCACTTCGACAACAGGGCGACGACTGTCTATCACAGCAGCTCGAGAGCAAAGTTTTAGGCGTCATCTGGGACACCAGGACAGACCACCTACGTGTCGCGTTACGTTCCGTCATGGACTTCTTAATCACGGCTGATGACACAAAGCGCAGCTTACTCCAAGCGACTGCAAGGGTGTTCGATCCTCTCGGATTTCTTGCGCCCTTCGTTATCCGAGCAAAGATAATGTTCCAACGTGTTTGGCAGAGAGAACTGAACTGGGACGATGACCTCCCGACTGACGTACTTGAGGACTGGCAGAGGTGGCGAAAAGAACTCCACCAGGCCAAAGAAATTGCCATTCCGAGAGCCTTGAAAGGAACGGAAGAAATTCACCACCAAACACTCCACGTGTTCTGCGACGCTAGCTTGCTAGCATACGGTGCCGTCGTATACCTCAGGACAGAATACAAAAACGGCGCATGTACGGTTTACCACATCCTAGCTAAGGCTCGGGTAGCTCCTTTGAAGCGCATCTCGCTTCCCCGCCTAGAGCTACTTGGAACCTTACTAGGAGCTCGACTCTGCGACTACGTAGCGGCGTGTTTTCCCGACAGACATGGAGCCATACTATGGTCGGATTCGATGATCGCCCTCAGCTGGATACGTGGTGACGCTCAGCGTTACAAACCCTTTGTGGCTAATAGGATATCCGAGATACAGAGTTCAAGAAGCATATCTGGCTGGCGACACTGTCCAGGGGAACAGAACCCAGCAGACCTCCTGACCCGCGGCAGTTCGATTCACTCGTTACACTCGCGCACTCACTGGTGGGAAGGACCACAATGGTTAAAGGAATCACAGGAACAGTGGCCAAGTGCAACCACAGGCGTGGGGAAGGATATTAGTGAAGAAGTAAGAGCGACGCACGTTTTGCTTCTACCATCGCCGCCAACGGAGCCGATCCTCCAACTTACCAACTGCTCTTCTTTAGACAACGTCGTCAGAACAACGGCGTGGATATACCGATTTCTGCACAACTCAAGACGAGATGAACCCGCAACAGGTCCACTTTCTACATGTGAGATCCGACGCGCAGAAAACTACTGGATAAGACAAGTACAAGCGGAATCGTtttcggaggaacttgaagcTGTCAAATCATCATGGCATCTAAAGGTCACATCGAAACTAAGAGATTTGCATCCTTACTTGGACAAAGATGGAATTCTACGCATAACGGGACGTCTACAACGGGGAGAAGAAAGCGAAGAAGTAAAGCACCCGATTGTCTTACCCAAAGATCATCGTTTCACTCAACTTCTTATCGTAAGAGCGCATCGACGTTTGCTCCATTCGGGTGTCCGCGACACGTTGGTCGAGCTAAGGGAGCTCTACTGGATTATCCAAGCACGTCAAGCAGTTAAGAAGGAGCTGTACAAATGCCACCGCTGTAGACGTCAAAGAGCGCGGCCTGCTTTTCTAGAGACAGCACCACTTCCACCGGATCGTATAACAAGAGCCGAACCCTTTGAGGTGACTGGAGTAGATTTTGCGGGGCCGCTCTTTTACAAAGCTCCAGACGTCAACTCAAAGAAATGCTACATAGCTTTGTTCACGTGTGCGGTGACGCGAGCCGTGCACCTGGAAATTGTAGACGACTTGACAACCCAAAGGTTCCTAATGGCATTCCGTCGTTTTGTGGCCAGAAGAGGACTGTGTAAAGTCATTTATTCCGACACTGCGCTAACCTTCAAGCGAGCATCCAAGGATCTGAACAGCCTCTGGAAGAGCGTACGCCACCCCGACGTACTCGACTACCTCTCTCAAAGCCGCATCCAGTGGAAATTTATCGTCGAGAGAGCAGCATGGTGGGGCGGCTTTTGGGAGAGGTTGGTGCGGACGGTAAAAGATGTTCTGCGTAGATCGTTAGCGAAGGCTCTACTACGACACGATGAACTCGTCACAGTTCTCACAGAGGTCGAAGCCATTATCAATTCACGCCCTCTCACCAGTGTCTGCGACTCAGCTGAGGATCTGTCTGTTCTTACCCCCTCTCACTTCCTCATTGGACGGAGACTGACAGCGCTGCCAGCAGGCACAGCTACCCCCACAACGTCGGACAGCAACACCCTCATCAAGAGTTACCGATATCGTGAGCAGCTGCTGAATTCCTTCTGGAACAGATGGCGAAAAGACTACCTGTTGCAACTTCGGTCCAATCACGTTGTTAAAAGCGGAGTCGGAGCGACATTGAAGCCTGGGGACCTTGTCCTCCTTGTGCAGGAGCGCTTGCCGCGACACTTGTGGCAGGTATGCCGCGTGAACTCTGTTATACCCGGAGCGGATCGGAGAGTGCGGGTGTGCATCGTTCGGCTGCCTAGCGGCGCACTGTTACGTCGACCAGTGCAACTCCTTTGCCCACTAGAGATTGTATAA